In Streptomyces sp. NBC_00878, a single window of DNA contains:
- a CDS encoding long-chain fatty acid--CoA ligase, producing MREFSLPALYEVPADGNLTDIVHRNATLHPDVAVIARKVGGTWTDVTATAFLAEVQAAAKGLIASGVAPGDRVGLMSRTRYEWTLLDFAIWSAGAVTVPVYETSSPEQVQWILGDSGATAVVVELDAHAAAVESVRDRLPHLKHVWQIEGGGVDELGRAGEDVTDAVVQERSSFAKADDPATIVYTSGTTGRPKGCVLTHRAFFAECGNIVERLRPLFRTGECSVLLFLPLAHVFGRLVQVAPMMAPIKLGMVPDIKNLTDELASFRPTLILGVPRVFEKVYNSARAKAQADGKGKIFDKAADTAIAYSRALDTPSGPSIGLRLKHLTFDKLVYSKLRAVLGGKGEYAISGGAPLGERLGHFFRGIGFTVLEGYGLTESCAATAFNPWDRTKIGTVGQPLPGSVIRIADDGEVLLHGEHLFKEYWNNEAATAEALADGWFHTGDIGTLDEDGYLRITGRKKEIIVTAGGKNVAPAVIEDRIRAHALVAECMVVGDGRPFIGALITVDEEFLGRWADEHGKPAGSTAASLGQDPDLLAAIQSAVDDGNAAVSKAESVRKFRVLASQFSEDSGHLTPSLKLKRNVVAKDYADEIEAIYRG from the coding sequence TTGCGCGAGTTCAGCCTTCCGGCTTTGTACGAGGTCCCTGCGGACGGCAATCTGACCGACATCGTCCACAGAAACGCGACGCTGCACCCGGACGTCGCGGTCATTGCCCGCAAGGTCGGCGGCACTTGGACGGATGTCACGGCCACCGCCTTCCTCGCCGAGGTACAGGCCGCCGCCAAGGGCCTGATCGCCTCGGGCGTGGCGCCTGGCGACCGGGTCGGCCTGATGTCGCGTACGCGCTACGAGTGGACGCTCCTGGACTTCGCGATCTGGAGCGCGGGCGCGGTCACCGTGCCGGTGTACGAGACCAGCTCGCCGGAGCAGGTGCAGTGGATCCTCGGCGACTCGGGCGCGACCGCGGTCGTCGTGGAGCTGGACGCTCACGCGGCCGCTGTTGAGTCCGTGCGCGACCGGCTGCCCCACCTCAAGCACGTCTGGCAGATCGAGGGCGGCGGTGTCGACGAGCTGGGCCGGGCCGGCGAGGACGTCACGGACGCCGTCGTCCAGGAGCGCAGCTCGTTCGCCAAGGCCGACGACCCGGCGACCATCGTCTACACGAGCGGCACGACCGGACGCCCCAAGGGCTGCGTGCTGACCCACCGCGCCTTCTTCGCCGAGTGCGGCAACATCGTGGAGCGGCTGCGCCCGCTGTTCCGTACGGGCGAGTGTTCGGTGCTCCTCTTCCTGCCGCTCGCGCACGTCTTCGGGCGGCTCGTACAGGTCGCGCCGATGATGGCGCCGATCAAGCTGGGCATGGTCCCGGACATCAAGAACCTCACCGACGAACTGGCCTCGTTCCGGCCGACGTTGATCCTCGGTGTGCCGCGCGTCTTCGAGAAGGTCTACAACTCGGCGCGAGCCAAGGCGCAGGCGGACGGCAAGGGCAAGATCTTCGACAAGGCGGCGGACACGGCGATCGCGTACAGCCGCGCGCTGGACACCCCGTCGGGCCCGTCGATCGGCCTGCGGCTCAAGCACCTGACGTTCGACAAGCTCGTCTACAGCAAGCTGCGCGCGGTGCTCGGCGGCAAGGGCGAGTACGCGATCTCGGGCGGCGCCCCGCTGGGCGAGCGCCTGGGCCACTTCTTCCGCGGTATCGGCTTCACGGTCCTGGAGGGCTACGGCCTCACCGAGTCCTGTGCGGCCACCGCCTTCAACCCCTGGGACCGGACGAAGATCGGCACGGTCGGCCAGCCGCTGCCCGGTTCCGTGATCCGCATCGCGGACGACGGCGAGGTGCTGCTGCACGGCGAGCACCTGTTCAAGGAGTACTGGAACAACGAGGCCGCGACCGCCGAGGCGCTGGCCGACGGCTGGTTCCACACCGGGGACATCGGCACGCTCGACGAGGACGGCTATCTGCGGATCACCGGCCGCAAGAAGGAGATCATCGTCACCGCGGGCGGCAAGAACGTCGCCCCGGCCGTGATCGAGGACCGGATCCGCGCGCACGCGCTGGTCGCGGAGTGCATGGTGGTGGGCGACGGGCGGCCGTTCATCGGCGCGCTGATCACCGTCGACGAGGAGTTCCTGGGGCGCTGGGCCGACGAGCACGGCAAGCCGGCGGGTTCCACCGCGGCGTCGCTCGGTCAGGATCCGGATCTGCTCGCGGCGATCCAGAGCGCTGTCGACGACGGCAACGCCGCGGTGTCGAAGGCGGAATCGGTGCGGAAGTTCCGTGTTCTCGCCTCCCAGTTCAGCGAGGACTCCGGCCACCTCACGCCGTCCCTGAAGCTCAAGCGCAATGTGGTGGCGAAGGACTACGCGGACGAGATCGAGGCCATCTATCGGGGCTGA
- a CDS encoding ROK family glucokinase codes for MGLTIGVDIGGTKIAAGVVDEEGNILSTFKVPTPTTPQAIVDAIAAAVEGARAGHEIVGVGIGAAGYVNRQRSTVYFAPNIDWRQEPLKDEVEARVGLPVVVENDANAAAWGEYKFGAGKGHRNVICITLGTGLGGGIIIGNKLRRGHFGVAAEFGHIRMVPDGLLCGCGSQGCWEQYASGRALVRYAKQRANATPENAEILLSLGDGSPDGIEGKHISMAARQGDPVAVDSYRELARWAGAGLADLASLFDPSAFIVGGGLSDEGELVLDPIRKSYKRWLVGGNWRPVAEVIAAQLGNEAGLVGAADLAREPDPIM; via the coding sequence ATGGGACTCACCATCGGCGTCGATATCGGCGGCACGAAGATCGCGGCCGGCGTGGTCGACGAGGAAGGCAACATCCTCTCGACCTTCAAGGTGCCGACTCCGACGACGCCGCAGGCCATCGTGGACGCGATCGCCGCGGCCGTAGAGGGCGCCCGGGCGGGGCACGAGATCGTCGGCGTGGGCATCGGTGCCGCCGGGTACGTCAACCGCCAGCGCTCGACGGTCTATTTCGCGCCGAACATCGACTGGCGGCAGGAGCCCCTGAAGGACGAGGTGGAGGCCCGCGTGGGCCTGCCGGTCGTCGTCGAGAACGACGCGAACGCGGCGGCGTGGGGCGAGTACAAGTTCGGCGCGGGCAAGGGCCACCGCAACGTCATCTGCATCACGCTGGGCACCGGCCTCGGCGGCGGCATCATCATCGGCAACAAGCTGCGCCGCGGACACTTCGGCGTGGCCGCCGAGTTCGGCCACATCCGGATGGTCCCGGACGGCCTGCTGTGCGGCTGCGGCTCCCAGGGCTGCTGGGAGCAGTACGCGTCCGGCCGCGCCCTCGTCAGATACGCGAAGCAGCGCGCCAACGCGACCCCCGAGAACGCGGAGATCCTGCTGTCGCTCGGCGACGGCTCCCCCGACGGCATAGAGGGCAAGCACATCTCGATGGCCGCGCGCCAGGGCGACCCGGTGGCCGTCGACTCCTATCGTGAGCTGGCCCGCTGGGCCGGCGCCGGTCTGGCCGACCTGGCCTCGCTCTTCGACCCCTCCGCGTTCATCGTCGGCGGCGGCCTCTCGGACGAGGGCGAGCTGGTCCTCGACCCGATCCGCAAGTCGTACAAGCGCTGGCTCGTGGGCGGCAACTGGCGCCCGGTCGCGGAGGTCATCGCCGCGCAGCTGGGGAACGAGGCGGGGCTGGTGGGCGCGGCCGACCTGGCTCGCGAGCCCGACCCGATCATGTAG
- a CDS encoding glycosyltransferase 87 family protein: MTGASGERFSFLLVGAWGLTRLMLLLFVFRVWIFPGPDVTSDVAVIYRSWYEVLSTGTFPLGDVTWQYPPAAALAILSPALLPFLAYTSAFFVLAFLADLVAFGLLLYAGRRPGKSLAGVWVWVVGVPLLGPTVYSRYDVMVTAVVVAAILAGARHPRAMGALAAFAALLKVWPALLLVGTAKRKAWGAAATTAGGLALLFAVSMPGAFAFLTYQRDRGTEVESLGSLVFHIARHHGWEGQVLLNYGSVEFLGPYVDLVSTVALLLTSLAFGWLLMWRLLATRFLAHTLADASFVAVLLFTTTSRVISPQYMVWLVGTAAVCLVFRGSRMGLPAGMVLTACFFTVLEFPIYFANVVGSDGLGITLLVIRNGLLVAASVTAGTLLWRDTVSYPPLPGVPAQTARTQETLTS, from the coding sequence ATGACGGGAGCGAGCGGGGAGAGGTTCTCGTTTCTGCTGGTGGGGGCCTGGGGCCTGACCAGGCTGATGCTGCTGCTCTTCGTCTTCAGGGTGTGGATCTTCCCCGGTCCCGACGTCACGAGCGACGTCGCGGTGATCTACCGCAGCTGGTACGAGGTCCTGAGCACCGGCACCTTCCCGCTGGGCGACGTGACCTGGCAGTACCCGCCCGCCGCCGCGCTCGCGATCCTCTCCCCCGCGCTGCTGCCCTTCCTCGCCTACACGTCGGCGTTCTTCGTCCTCGCCTTCCTCGCCGACCTGGTCGCCTTCGGACTGCTGTTGTACGCGGGCCGGCGTCCCGGCAAGTCGCTGGCCGGCGTCTGGGTGTGGGTGGTGGGCGTGCCGCTGCTCGGGCCGACGGTGTACTCCCGGTACGACGTGATGGTGACGGCCGTCGTCGTGGCCGCGATCCTCGCGGGGGCGCGGCATCCGCGCGCGATGGGCGCGCTCGCCGCGTTCGCCGCGCTGCTGAAGGTGTGGCCCGCGCTGCTGCTCGTGGGCACGGCGAAGCGGAAGGCGTGGGGCGCGGCGGCGACGACGGCCGGGGGGCTCGCGCTGCTGTTCGCGGTGTCGATGCCCGGCGCGTTCGCGTTCCTGACCTACCAGCGCGACCGGGGCACCGAGGTCGAGTCCCTCGGTTCCCTGGTCTTCCACATCGCCCGGCACCACGGCTGGGAGGGCCAGGTGCTGCTCAACTACGGTTCGGTGGAGTTCCTCGGCCCGTACGTCGACCTGGTGAGCACGGTGGCCCTGCTGCTGACGTCGCTCGCGTTCGGCTGGCTCCTGATGTGGCGGCTGCTGGCGACGCGCTTCCTGGCGCACACGCTCGCGGACGCCTCGTTCGTGGCGGTACTCCTGTTCACGACGACCAGCCGGGTCATCAGCCCGCAGTACATGGTGTGGCTGGTCGGGACGGCCGCCGTGTGTCTGGTCTTCCGCGGCAGCCGGATGGGGCTGCCGGCCGGGATGGTCCTGACGGCGTGCTTCTTCACGGTCCTGGAATTCCCCATCTATTTCGCCAACGTCGTCGGCAGTGACGGCCTCGGCATCACGCTGCTCGTGATCCGCAACGGCCTGCTGGTGGCCGCGTCCGTCACCGCAGGCACCCTGCTCTGGCGCGACACGGTGTCGTACCCGCCCCTGCCCGGGGTGCCCGCTCAGACGGCCCGCACCCAGGAGACGCTGACCTCCTGA
- a CDS encoding glycosyltransferase family 4 protein, translating to MHKTLIVTNDFPPRPGGIQAFLHNMALRLDPERLVVYASTWQRGREGIEATAAFDAEQPFAIVRDRTTMLLPTPRVSRRAVGLLREHGCTSVWFGAAAPLGLLAPALRKAGAERLVATTHGHEAGWAQLPGSRGLLRRVGESTDTITYLGEYTRSRIAAALTPEAAARMAQLPPGVDEKTFHPGSGGDAVRARLGLTDRPVVVCVSRLVPRKGQDTLILAMPRILAREPEAVLLIVGGGPYEKDLRALAREAGVADSVRFTGAVPWSELPAHYGAGDVFAMPCRTRRGGLDVEGLGIVYLEASATGLPVVAGDSGGAPDAVLDGETGWVVRGGSPEAAADRITALLADEELRRRMGERGREWVEEKWRWDLLAERLKELL from the coding sequence ATGCACAAGACCCTGATCGTGACCAACGACTTCCCGCCGAGGCCGGGCGGCATCCAGGCCTTCCTGCACAACATGGCGTTGCGCCTGGACCCCGAACGGCTCGTCGTCTACGCCTCCACATGGCAGCGGGGCAGGGAGGGAATCGAGGCGACGGCAGCCTTCGACGCCGAACAGCCCTTCGCCATCGTACGCGACCGAACAACCATGCTGCTGCCCACTCCGAGGGTCTCCCGGCGGGCCGTGGGGCTGCTCAGGGAGCACGGTTGCACATCGGTCTGGTTCGGTGCCGCGGCGCCCCTCGGGCTGCTGGCACCCGCGCTGCGCAAGGCGGGCGCGGAGCGCCTCGTGGCCACGACGCACGGGCATGAGGCGGGGTGGGCACAACTGCCGGGCTCACGCGGGCTGCTGCGCAGGGTCGGCGAGTCGACGGACACGATCACGTACCTCGGCGAGTACACGCGCTCGCGGATCGCCGCCGCGCTGACGCCGGAGGCGGCCGCGCGGATGGCCCAACTGCCGCCGGGCGTCGACGAGAAGACCTTCCACCCCGGCTCGGGCGGCGACGCGGTCCGCGCGCGGCTCGGCCTGACGGACCGTCCGGTCGTCGTCTGCGTCTCCCGCCTCGTCCCGCGCAAGGGCCAGGACACGCTGATCCTCGCCATGCCGCGCATCCTGGCGAGAGAGCCCGAGGCGGTGCTGCTGATCGTCGGCGGCGGGCCGTACGAGAAGGACCTGCGCGCACTCGCGCGCGAGGCCGGCGTCGCCGACTCCGTACGCTTCACCGGAGCCGTCCCCTGGTCCGAACTCCCCGCCCACTACGGCGCCGGCGACGTCTTCGCCATGCCCTGCCGCACCCGGCGCGGCGGCCTCGACGTCGAGGGCCTCGGCATCGTCTACCTGGAGGCCTCCGCGACCGGCCTGCCCGTCGTCGCCGGCGACTCCGGCGGGGCGCCCGACGCGGTTCTCGACGGTGAGACCGGCTGGGTGGTGCGGGGGGGCTCGCCGGAGGCGGCGGCCGACCGCATCACCGCGCTCCTGGCCGACGAGGAGCTCCGTCGGCGGATGGGGGAGCGGGGTCGGGAGTGGGTCGAGGAGAAGTGGCGCTGGGATTTGCTGGCGGAGCGGCTGAAGGAGCTGCTGTAG
- a CDS encoding SRPBCC family protein, translating into MAEHTSSSITIEAAPADVMAVIADFARYPDWTGEVKEAEVLAKDEQGRAEQVRLVMDAGAIKDDQTLGYTWTGDHEVSWTLVKSQMLRSLDGSYILKPAGTGATQVTYQLTVDVKIPMLGMIKRKAEKVIIDRALAGLKKRVESGEK; encoded by the coding sequence ATGGCGGAACACACCAGCTCGAGCATCACGATCGAGGCGGCACCGGCCGACGTCATGGCGGTGATCGCGGACTTCGCCCGCTACCCGGACTGGACGGGAGAGGTGAAGGAGGCGGAGGTGCTCGCCAAGGACGAGCAGGGCCGCGCCGAGCAGGTACGCCTCGTCATGGACGCGGGCGCCATCAAGGACGACCAGACCCTGGGCTACACCTGGACCGGCGACCACGAGGTCTCCTGGACCCTGGTCAAGTCCCAGATGCTCCGCTCCCTCGACGGCTCGTACATCCTCAAGCCCGCGGGCACCGGTGCCACCCAGGTCACCTACCAGCTCACCGTCGACGTCAAGATCCCGATGCTGGGCATGATCAAGCGCAAGGCGGAGAAGGTCATCATCGACCGGGCGCTGGCGGGCCTGAAGAAGAGGGTGGAGTCGGGCGAGAAGTAA
- a CDS encoding NlpC/P60 family protein translates to MGSHRRHVPSGFDRGARGATLCVLTAAAAALGVPPAGAAPQDDTHAEVDRLYEEAEHATESYNKADERADTLRDQVDKAQDRIARQQDRINTMRDALGSLAGAQYRSGGLDPSLALMFSDDPDDYLDKAAVLDRISSRQAGELKELQGAMRDLSQEREEATRKLTELDRSRKAVAQHKRTVEQKLSKARQLLNAMPDADRAAYDRTSRSGRVPDLTGAVPSSGRAAAAVAAARSAVGRPYVWGANGPTGFDCSGLTQWSYAQAGVGLPRTSQAQAHTGRQVSLSQAQPGDIVTYRGDASHVGMYVGNGQVIHAPYPGAPVRYDPVGMMPVNTVTRP, encoded by the coding sequence GTGGGGTCCCATCGCCGCCATGTACCGTCCGGCTTCGACCGGGGCGCCCGAGGCGCCACCCTGTGCGTACTGACCGCCGCGGCAGCGGCCCTCGGCGTCCCGCCGGCCGGCGCCGCGCCGCAGGACGACACCCATGCCGAGGTGGACCGGCTGTACGAGGAGGCCGAGCACGCCACCGAGTCGTACAACAAGGCCGACGAGCGCGCCGACACCCTGCGCGACCAGGTCGACAAGGCGCAGGACCGGATCGCCAGACAGCAGGACCGCATCAACACCATGCGGGACGCGCTCGGTTCGCTCGCCGGGGCCCAGTACCGCTCCGGCGGACTCGATCCCTCGCTGGCGCTGATGTTCTCCGACGACCCGGACGACTACCTCGACAAGGCGGCCGTCCTCGACCGGATCAGCTCCCGGCAGGCCGGGGAGCTCAAGGAACTGCAGGGCGCCATGCGTGACCTCTCCCAGGAGCGCGAGGAGGCGACCCGCAAGCTCACCGAGCTGGACAGGAGCCGCAAGGCCGTCGCCCAGCACAAGCGCACCGTCGAGCAGAAGCTGTCCAAGGCGCGGCAGTTGCTCAACGCGATGCCGGACGCCGACCGCGCCGCCTACGACCGGACCTCCCGCTCGGGCCGCGTCCCCGACCTCACCGGTGCCGTCCCGTCCTCCGGCCGCGCGGCGGCCGCCGTCGCCGCGGCCCGCTCGGCCGTCGGCCGCCCGTACGTCTGGGGCGCCAACGGACCCACCGGGTTCGACTGTTCGGGCCTCACCCAGTGGTCGTACGCGCAGGCCGGTGTCGGTCTGCCGCGCACCTCGCAGGCCCAGGCGCACACCGGAAGGCAGGTGTCGCTCTCCCAGGCGCAGCCCGGTGACATCGTCACCTACCGGGGCGACGCCAGCCATGTCGGGATGTACGTGGGCAACGGCCAGGTGATCCACGCGCCCTACCCGGGCGCCCCGGTGCGCTACGACCCGGTGGGCATGATGCCCGTCAACACCGTGACGCGCCCCTGA
- a CDS encoding DUF5304 domain-containing protein, translated as MSDERPTSDADAAEDALDEVRATDADAWAKACAEDLAAEKARRRNQYGQPPGSAAEELRKLVDSVADKLSGLQSPLLGAVAGGAAQQMVNQVVQQAKAAVEPVIERNPDVFDHLAAAGSELLAAYRSAVEAQERRWTTRDTAPNPRDEGTGPGEHIDLD; from the coding sequence ATGAGCGATGAGCGCCCCACGTCCGACGCCGACGCCGCGGAGGACGCGCTCGACGAGGTGCGCGCGACCGACGCCGATGCCTGGGCGAAGGCGTGCGCCGAGGACCTCGCCGCGGAGAAGGCCCGCCGCCGCAACCAGTACGGCCAGCCGCCCGGCTCGGCCGCCGAGGAACTGCGCAAACTCGTCGACAGCGTCGCCGACAAGCTGTCCGGGCTGCAGTCGCCACTGCTCGGCGCGGTCGCGGGCGGCGCCGCCCAGCAGATGGTCAACCAGGTGGTGCAGCAGGCCAAGGCCGCCGTCGAGCCCGTCATCGAGCGCAACCCCGACGTCTTCGACCACCTGGCCGCCGCCGGCTCCGAACTGCTCGCCGCGTACCGCTCCGCCGTCGAGGCTCAGGAGCGTCGCTGGACCACCCGAGACACCGCCCCGAACCCCCGCGACGAGGGCACCGGTCCCGGTGAACACATCGACCTCGACTGA
- a CDS encoding metallophosphoesterase → MAGTHGGNGGDSRGENRETPRTRVHVVSDVHGNVRDLARAGDGADALICLGDLVLFIDYADHSRGIFPDLFGTENTDRIVELRTARHYEEARAFGARLWAGVDRGPAIEKAVRKQYAELFAAFPTPTYATYGNVDVPPLWSEYAGSGTTVLDGERVEIGGRVFGFVGGGLRTPMRTPYEISDEEYAAKIEALGEVDVLCTHIPPEVPELVYDTVARRFERGSRALLDAIRRTRPRYSLFGHVHQPLVRRMRVGATECVNVGHFAGTGKPWVLEW, encoded by the coding sequence ATGGCAGGCACACATGGTGGTAACGGCGGCGACTCGCGCGGCGAGAACCGCGAGACTCCACGGACCAGGGTCCACGTCGTGAGCGACGTGCACGGCAACGTCCGTGACCTGGCCAGAGCCGGTGACGGCGCGGACGCCCTGATCTGTCTCGGCGATCTGGTGCTCTTCATCGACTACGCCGACCACTCGCGCGGCATCTTCCCCGACCTTTTCGGCACCGAGAACACGGACCGCATCGTCGAACTCCGCACCGCCCGCCACTACGAGGAGGCCCGGGCGTTCGGCGCGCGGCTGTGGGCGGGCGTGGACCGCGGACCCGCCATCGAGAAGGCCGTACGCAAGCAGTACGCCGAACTGTTCGCGGCGTTCCCCACTCCGACGTACGCCACCTACGGCAACGTCGACGTGCCGCCTCTGTGGTCGGAGTACGCCGGGTCCGGCACCACCGTGCTCGACGGCGAGCGCGTCGAGATCGGCGGCCGGGTCTTCGGCTTCGTCGGCGGGGGCCTGCGTACGCCCATGCGGACGCCGTACGAGATCAGCGACGAGGAGTACGCGGCGAAGATCGAGGCCCTCGGCGAGGTCGACGTGCTGTGCACGCACATCCCGCCGGAGGTCCCCGAGCTCGTCTACGACACGGTGGCGCGGCGCTTCGAGCGGGGGAGCCGGGCACTGCTCGACGCGATCCGGCGCACCCGGCCGCGGTACTCGCTCTTCGGCCACGTCCACCAACCGCTCGTGCGGCGGATGCGGGTGGGCGCCACGGAGTGCGTGAACGTCGGGCACTTCGCCGGAACGGGGAAGCCGTGGGTGCTGGAGTGGTGA
- a CDS encoding C40 family peptidase, which yields MASHRRPKQPSRTRVTVLTTAAAAAVALSSQAANAAPSEKPTKNEVKAKVDKLYEEVERATDKANGAEEKQEKLEKEIDTLQDQVARGQDELNTMRDSLGLMASSQYRTGAIDPSVQLFLSSDPDDYLDKASTIDQLSAQQVEALKKVQEKQRTLAQQREEAAGKLKDLSETRETLGEKKKEVQTKLAAARKLLNTLTAKEQAALNAADQRASRDAGGRIELGNEVPASERGAAALAAAKTQMGKPYVSGGSGPNSYDCSGLTQWAYGQAGVSISRTTYTQQNDGVKIGRDQLKPGDLVFFNSLGHVGLYAGNGVLLHSPKPGAVVRLESMSTIGTFQFGVRV from the coding sequence GTGGCGTCCCACCGTCGACCGAAGCAGCCGAGCCGCACCCGCGTGACCGTGCTCACCACCGCCGCCGCTGCCGCCGTGGCCCTCAGCTCGCAGGCGGCCAACGCCGCGCCCAGCGAGAAGCCGACCAAGAACGAGGTCAAGGCCAAGGTCGACAAGCTCTACGAAGAGGTCGAGCGCGCCACCGACAAGGCCAACGGGGCCGAGGAGAAGCAGGAGAAGCTCGAAAAGGAGATCGACACTCTCCAGGACCAGGTCGCACGCGGCCAGGACGAGCTCAACACCATGCGCGACAGCCTCGGTCTGATGGCCAGCTCCCAGTACCGGACGGGTGCCATCGACCCCTCCGTCCAGCTCTTCCTCTCCTCCGACCCGGACGACTACCTCGACAAGGCGTCCACGATCGACCAGTTGAGCGCTCAGCAGGTCGAGGCGCTGAAGAAGGTCCAGGAGAAGCAGCGGACCCTCGCCCAGCAGCGTGAGGAAGCCGCGGGCAAGCTCAAGGACCTCTCCGAGACCCGCGAGACCCTGGGTGAGAAGAAGAAGGAAGTCCAGACCAAGCTCGCCGCCGCGCGCAAGCTCCTCAACACCCTGACCGCCAAGGAGCAGGCGGCCCTGAACGCCGCGGACCAGCGCGCCAGCCGCGACGCCGGAGGCCGCATCGAGCTCGGCAACGAGGTGCCCGCCTCCGAGCGCGGTGCAGCCGCCCTCGCCGCCGCGAAGACCCAGATGGGCAAGCCGTACGTCTCCGGCGGCAGCGGCCCCAACTCGTACGACTGCTCCGGTCTGACGCAGTGGGCTTACGGCCAGGCCGGTGTGTCGATATCCCGGACCACGTACACGCAGCAGAACGACGGCGTGAAGATCGGCCGCGACCAGCTCAAGCCCGGCGACCTCGTCTTCTTCAACAGCCTCGGCCACGTCGGCCTGTACGCGGGCAACGGCGTCCTCCTGCACTCCCCGAAGCCGGGCGCCGTCGTCCGTCTTGAGTCGATGAGCACGATCGGCACCTTCCAGTTCGGCGTCCGCGTCTGA
- a CDS encoding ArsA family ATPase — protein MRTILITGPGGSGRTTVAAATALEAARQGTRTLLLTADRTDTLGPILGTPTGGTPTEAAPRLTTWRPDATEDFRTDLLAFQDRAATALDLLGATRLDGEELTPLPGAEELTFLRALRDAATAADTYDLLVVDLPPTPRALALLALPEQLRRYLRRLLPAERQAARALRPVLGRLAGVPMPGEWLYETAARWDVELAAAQLAVEDPATTVRLVAEPGPAGTDAVRDAATGLALRGLRTDALIANRVLPDTSPDTWLATLAVQQRKAIDEWSDEWGQTYDVREIPHLGRDPRGTEDLAALPVPAPGDAPGPVEWPVADHLADDGVLVWHIPLPGAIREELDLVRRGDELVVTAGQFRRIVPLPSALRRCTVDGASLREGELRVRFAPDPDLWPRGK, from the coding sequence ATGCGCACCATCCTGATCACCGGCCCCGGCGGCTCCGGCCGCACCACCGTCGCCGCGGCCACCGCCCTGGAAGCCGCCCGCCAGGGCACCCGCACCCTCCTGCTCACCGCCGACCGCACCGACACCCTCGGCCCCATCCTCGGCACCCCCACCGGCGGTACCCCCACCGAAGCCGCCCCCCGCCTCACCACCTGGCGACCGGACGCGACCGAGGACTTCCGCACGGACCTCCTCGCCTTCCAGGACCGCGCCGCCACCGCCCTCGACCTCCTGGGCGCCACCCGCCTGGACGGCGAGGAACTCACCCCCCTCCCCGGCGCCGAGGAACTCACCTTCCTCCGCGCCCTGCGCGACGCGGCCACGGCGGCAGACACGTACGACCTTCTGGTCGTCGACCTGCCGCCCACCCCGCGGGCACTCGCCCTCCTCGCACTCCCCGAACAGCTGCGCCGCTACCTCCGCCGCCTGCTCCCCGCGGAGCGCCAGGCCGCCCGCGCGCTGCGCCCGGTCCTCGGCCGTCTCGCCGGCGTCCCGATGCCCGGGGAGTGGCTGTACGAGACGGCGGCCCGCTGGGACGTCGAACTGGCCGCCGCCCAGCTGGCCGTCGAGGACCCGGCCACGACCGTACGGCTGGTCGCGGAGCCGGGCCCGGCCGGCACCGACGCCGTACGCGACGCCGCCACCGGCCTCGCCCTGCGCGGCCTGCGCACCGACGCCCTGATCGCCAACCGCGTCCTGCCCGACACGTCCCCCGACACCTGGCTGGCCACCCTCGCCGTCCAGCAGCGCAAGGCGATCGACGAGTGGAGTGACGAGTGGGGGCAGACGTACGACGTACGCGAGATCCCCCACCTGGGCCGGGACCCGCGCGGCACCGAGGACCTCGCCGCGCTGCCCGTGCCCGCGCCGGGCGACGCCCCGGGACCGGTCGAGTGGCCCGTCGCCGACCACCTCGCCGACGACGGCGTGCTGGTCTGGCACATCCCACTCCCCGGCGCGATACGCGAGGAACTCGACCTCGTACGCCGGGGCGACGAACTCGTCGTCACCGCCGGGCAGTTCCGCCGGATCGTCCCGCTCCCCTCCGCCCTGCGCCGCTGCACCGTGGACGGTGCCTCCCTGCGCGAGGGCGAACTGCGCGTCCGGTTCGCACCGGACCCGGACCTGTGGCCGCGGGGGAAGTGA